In a genomic window of Drosophila takahashii strain IR98-3 E-12201 chromosome 3L, DtakHiC1v2, whole genome shotgun sequence:
- the LOC108062146 gene encoding accessory gland protein Acp63F, whose amino-acid sequence MKNFSILFVLVILILEIKGECSSTIPPYLHPLCGFASECVFEAGNEVDIKNESCRRREQGKAPFLAVRNGSCPTNLKQCSRAVAQ is encoded by the exons ATGAAGAATTTCAGCATCCTTTTTGTTCTGG TTATTCTAATATTAGAAATCAAGGGTGAATGCAGCTCGACTATTCCACCATATCTTCACCCTCTATGTGGATTTGCTAGTGAATGTGTATTTGAGGCGGGAAATGAAGTTGACATCAAAAATGAATCTTGCAGACGTAGAGAACAGGGAAAAGCAC CTTTCCTGGCCGTACGAAATGGAAGTTGTCCAACGAACCTAAAGC
- the LOC138912895 gene encoding accessory gland protein Acp63F-like produces the protein MKLLIIFFLAIATLQIEASKNCRTSVIALKDPHCGVLPTCYFNGANKHAVENESCRRGENGQTGFYSIRKGKCPTDKPACSDRL, from the exons CCATTGCAACGTTGCAAATCGAAGCATCGAAGAATTGCAGGACTTCGGTTATAGCTCTTAAGGATCCTCATTGTGGTGTTCTACCAACTTGCTACTTTAATGGCGCAAACAAACATGCCGTAGAAAATGAGTCCTGTAGGCGTGGCGAAAATGGTCAAACAG GATTTTATTCTATACGGAAGGGAAAATGCCCTACTGATAAACCAGCTTGCAGCGATAGgttataa